CGAAATCTTTCTGCTGTGCTCTTGTTTATCATTTTCAAAATCACTTGCGCTATGATACTTGACAATTGGCGATTTAATTCCTGAGGCTTTGGAGGCGTTTGAAAAAGATGAGCATTTTTCCAGTCGTCAAGGTCAAAGAGACTTAGACTCTCGAACGGGTGTCGCAAAGTCGCCAATTCGTAAAACACAAAACCCATGGAGTAAATATCCATCTGAATCGTATTTTTCTCATATCTCCAGCCTTCAGGAGCAAGATATGGAATACAACCTACCCCCTTGAACGTTGTCGTTCTAGTTCTTTGAGCAACAATTTTCGATAATCCAAAATCGGTAATTTTGAGAACGCCATCCGAAATTAGAATGTTATCGGGCTTAATATCTCTATGAACAAGATGTTGATTAATTGCTTCCATTCCATTGATCAATTGAAAAAAGTATACTGCTAATTCTTCATTGCCGAAATGGTCATTTGTCTTTCTCTTCGACTCCACTAGCTTTGCCAACGTGCCGCTGCTCGCAAATTCCATTATGATGTAAGGTGGAAGTTGATTGTATTTTGATCCGTCATGAAAGTATAAGTACTTGATCACATTCTGGTGGGAAACTGACATAGCGAGATTGCCTTCATTCAAAAACGCTTTTAACTCTGTGTTATCGCCAAGAGGCGTCTGAAGTGTTTTCAAAGCAAACACATTGTTGTCAGCTTGCCGCGTAATTTTGTAAACGTTGCCAAAACTTCCATTCCCAATAAACTCAGAAACTTGGTACTCGTTTCCATCAGCATCATAAATGATAGTTCCAGTCATGATTATCATTGCTGTTACATGTCCTCATTTATAATAAATGCTACGCCCCGTGAGATTCATTGTGATCTATCTACAAGCTCAATGAAGGAAATGCGCAATGTCTGACCTGCGCACGGATTTGCGGAAGGAGAATGAAGGTTAAAGGACATTCCATTCATCAACGGTAACCCCAGCATCACGAATGATTTTTCGCAATAAGCCGATACCGATATCTTTGTTACCGTGCACAGGAAGCGGAATGACTTTCTTAACGGCATGGTGAACCATGTGCACATGCCGCCCACCGGGTATCGGACCCTCGAATCCCAAAGCTCGAAGCTTTCGCATGACTTCACGCGCCGGGAGCGGTGTCAGCTTCGGCATATTCGAACTCCTTTATCTCAATACCCGCAATTTTCGGAATTTCAAAGCCGAGTTGCAAGGCAACTACCAGATTGCCCTCGATTGCATCCCGAAGATTATCACGCGCCTCTTCAAAATTATCGCCCTGAGAAAAAAAGCCTGAAACGTTTGGAACGTGAGCAACGACGGTGCCGTTCTCATCTTTTTCATACTCTGCCAATCTCAAGGCTTGTTCCACATAAGCGGAGAGCGAAAACGACTTTGTTCTCTTGCTATTCATTTTCGTGACCTTTGTTCGCATCGGTTAAGCGGCGGAGCAACAGTAATGAAGCTTGATCGAAGAACAGGCGCTGGAGTTACCTGATCATAAAATCATGTCCGGCTTCGCCGTCGTCTGAATACAAAGTTCGATGTCGCTAATTCAAACGCATCCTATTAGTCCGTTTCAATGATTCGAACATATATGCTTGCTTATCATGTTGCGTAAGTGCCTTTACTTCCCTTTGCTGCGCTGTTAGAAGATAGATGAACTACCTCAAGAATTTTCTCTGGGTATTTTGCCGCAACCAGCAATAAAATTCGCGCTGCGCCTTCGGGCTTGCGCCTGCCTTGTTCCCAATTGCGCAATGTAGAAACGCTAATGCCAAGCATATCGGCAAACTTTGGCTGAGACAGGCCATAATGATCTCTTATCGAGCGCACATCCGGCTGGTCAAATTTAAAGGTCCGGCTCGGCCTTATTTCTCCCCGTAAAATCGCGCCTCCTTGCTTTACACTTTTTAGAAGCTCGTCAAATACTTCTTTTTTCATTGGAGTTCCTGCTCAACAAGAGATTTTAAAACTTTCAGTTGTTCGTGAGTTAAATCATCC
This portion of the Cytophagia bacterium CHB2 genome encodes:
- a CDS encoding type II toxin-antitoxin system HicB family antitoxin, coding for MRTKVTKMNSKRTKSFSLSAYVEQALRLAEYEKDENGTVVAHVPNVSGFFSQGDNFEEARDNLRDAIEGNLVVALQLGFEIPKIAGIEIKEFEYAEADTAPGA
- a CDS encoding type II toxin-antitoxin system HicA family toxin; the encoded protein is MPKLTPLPAREVMRKLRALGFEGPIPGGRHVHMVHHAVKKVIPLPVHGNKDIGIGLLRKIIRDAGVTVDEWNVL
- a CDS encoding serine/threonine protein kinase: MIIMTGTIIYDADGNEYQVSEFIGNGSFGNVYKITRQADNNVFALKTLQTPLGDNTELKAFLNEGNLAMSVSHQNVIKYLYFHDGSKYNQLPPYIIMEFASSGTLAKLVESKRKTNDHFGNEELAVYFFQLINGMEAINQHLVHRDIKPDNILISDGVLKITDFGLSKIVAQRTRTTTFKGVGCIPYLAPEGWRYEKNTIQMDIYSMGFVFYELATLRHPFESLSLFDLDDWKNAHLFQTPPKPQELNRQLSSIIAQVILKMINKSTAERFRNWDEVRNFLQKAEAPTTSNTPNIDLLLQKRLEKDHEIMRDRLENEKRQHEIMEFQKLVFYQYQKSIFEPLKEFVDEFNTKYDGRKIQITPSSYEIGSTVTLISGENIKILIKELVDENFYREGIVSDHGSQIPIKELKRPVYNNRLIMAWGEVRAENGRGFNLLLVNKDDDVYGEWFVTINTNSVISEKQRLPEPFAFRLYELEQELQFLNSRHIYRVSVHKLDQKYFVELIEEVN
- a CDS encoding helix-turn-helix domain-containing protein encodes the protein MKKEVFDELLKSVKQGGAILRGEIRPSRTFKFDQPDVRSIRDHYGLSQPKFADMLGISVSTLRNWEQGRRKPEGAARILLLVAAKYPEKILEVVHLSSNSAAKGSKGTYAT